In a genomic window of Rhododendron vialii isolate Sample 1 chromosome 12a, ASM3025357v1:
- the LOC131310195 gene encoding glutamate--glyoxylate aminotransferase 2: MSPKALDYEYLNENVKKVQYAVRGELYLRASELQKEGKKIIFTNVGNPHALGQKPLSFPRQVVALCQAPFLLDDPNVGLIFPADAIAKAKHYLSLTSGGLGAYSDSRGLPGVRKEVAEFIGRRDGYPSDPELVFLTDGASKGVMQILNTIIRGEGDGILVPVPQYPLYSATISLFGGSLVPYYLEETANWGLDINNLRESVAHARSKGITVRAMVIINPGNPTGQCLSVANLKEILRFCYQENLVLLGDEVYQQNIYQDERPFISARKVMYDMGPPLSNELQLVSFHTVSKGYWGECGQRGGYFEMTNIPPKTVDEIYKVASISLSPTVPGQIFVGLMVNPLKPGDISYDLFVRESKGILESLRKRAQIMTDGFNSCRNVVCNFTEGAMYSFPQIRLPPKAIEAARRLGKVPDVFYCLKLLEATGISTVPGSGFGQKEGVFHLRTTILPAEEEMPAIMASFKKFNDEFMEQYEDHRGYSRM, from the exons ATGTCGCCCAAGGCATTGGACTACGAATACTTGAATGAAAATGTGAAGAAGGTTCAATATGCTGTCCGAGGCGAGCTGTACCTTCGAGCTTCAGAACTTCAGAAGGAAGGGAAGAAG ATTATTTTCACCAACGTTGGCAATCCCCATGCCCTAGGACAGAAGCCATTAAGTTTCCCTCGTCAG GTGGTTGCTCTATGCCAAGCTCCATTTCTGCTGGATGACCCTAATGTTGGACTCATATTCCCTGCTGATGCAATTGCAAAAGCTAAGCATTACCTGTCATTGACTTCAGGAGGTCTAG GTGCTTACAGTGATTCAAGAGGCCTTCCTGGAGTGAGGAAGGAAGTGGCAGAGTTCATTGGAAGGCGTGATGGGTATCCCAG TGACCCAGAACTTGTATTTCTCACCGATGGTGCAAGCAAAGGAGTAATGCAGATCTTGAACACTATTATCCGAGGTGAAGGGGATGGG ATTTTGGTTCCTGTTCCTCAATATCCACTTTACTCAGCTACAATATCTTTGTTTGGGGGCTCACTTGTTCCATATTACCTGGAAGAGACAGCAAACTGGGGTCTTGATATTAATAACCTTCGAGAATCAGTTGCACATGCTCGCTCTAAAGGAATAACT GTACGAGCAATGGTGATTATAAACCCTGGTAATCCTACCGGACAGTGTCTCAGTGTAGCTAATCTGAAAGAGATTTTACGCTTCTGTTACCAAGAAAATTTAGTCTTGCTTGGGGACGAAGTTTATCAACAGAATATTTACCAAGATGAGCGCCCGTTTATCAGTGCAAGAAAG GTTATGTATGATATGGGACCACCCCTAAGCAATGAGCTCCAGCTTGTTTCTTTCCACACCGTGTCAAAAGGATATTGGGGTGAATGCGGACAGCGAGGCGGATACTTTGAGATGACTAACATACCTCCAAAG aCTGTTGATGAAATCTATAAGGTTGCATCAATATCACTCAGTCCAACTGTTCCTGGGCAGATATTT GTAGGACTAATGGTCAACCCGCTGAAACCAGGAGATATCTCATATGACCTATTTGTTAGGGAAAG CAAAGGCATCCTTGAGTCACTGAGGAAGAGAGCCCAAATTATGACTGATGGGTTCAACAGCTGCAGAAATGTTGTTTGTAATTTTACAGAAG GTGCCATGTATTCCTTCCCACAAATACGTTTGCCACCAAAAGCAATAGAGGCTGCGAGAAGGCTTGGAAAGGTTCCAGATGTTTTCTATTGTCTCAAGCTATTGGAAGCCACTGGCATCTCCACCGTCCCTGGTTCAGGATTTGGACAAAAAGAAGG GGTATTCCACCTGAGGACAACCATCTTACCAGCCGAAGAAGAGATGCCTGCAATTATGGCAAGTTTCAAGAAGTTCAATGATGAGTTCATGGAGCAATATGAAGACCACAGAGGCTATTCCAGGATGTAA
- the LOC131311116 gene encoding peroxidase 5-like — translation MEGGARKIVTIFIVCSIFLPPTSARLGPKGLRIGFYENSCPRAEEIVAEVVSEAYRKDPGIAAGFLRIFFHDCFVNGCDASILLDSTPSGGKIEKDSPANGKFLRGFEVIDTAKARLESECPGIVSCADTLSFATRDGSVLAGVPQYNMPGGRRDGLVSRAEDVGRNMPFFNAPIQQITELFVKKGLTQEEMVVLTGAHSIGVAHCPSFAYRVNKYNDTFQTDPKLDDADSANIKSACQRQVSNEEIEKTTLPFDTHTPFKMDGGFYTNLLKGTGLIESDQAMALDPRTRPVVERLAEDEGKWLNQFGRAMSRLAAVDVKTGSEGEIRKQCRSVNLENKGNTGIAQNLGKTNNDEDPGKLDEVEDSGKSDYAEDASTHVNSSDVVQSGNYFDSSHTFDSGINFDSSNTAGLSDSSDYTHHFPSNSIDSLHDFMRTMP, via the exons ATGGAAGGAGGAGCTCGAAAGATCGTGACAATCTTTATAGTGTGCTCGATATTTCTTCCTCCAACTTCAGCTAGGCTTGGGCCCAAAGGGCTCCGCATAGGGTTCTATGAGAATTCTTGCCCACGAGCTGAGGAGATCGTAGCTGAGGTTGTCTCTGAAGCCTACAGAAAAGATCCTGGAATTGCTGCTGGTTTTCTTCGCATTTTCTTCCACGATTGCTTTGTCAAT GGATGCGATGCCTCAATTTTGCTGGATTCCACCCCTTCTGGTGGAAAAATAGAGAAAGACTCACCAGCCAACGGCAAATTCCTGAGAGGCTTTGAAGTCATCGACACAGCCAAAGCAAGGCTAGAGAGTGAATGCCCAGGAATTGTATCCTGCGCTGACACCCTGTCCTTTGCAACCCGAGACGGTTCCGTTCTAGCCGGGGTCCCACAATACAACATGCCGGGAGGCCGCCGCGACGGCCTTGTTTCCCGTGCTGAAGATGTCGGCAGGAACATGCCGTTCTTCAATGCGCCAATTCAACAAATCACAGAACTCTTCGTCAAGAAAGGCTTGACCCAAGAAGAAATGGTTGTTCTTACTGGAGCCCACTCAATCGGCGTTGCACATTGCCCGAGTTTTGCTTACAGAGTGAACAAATACAATGACACTTTCCAAACAGACCCTAAGTTGGACGACGCGGATTCAGCTAATATCAAGTCTGCATGCCAAAGACAGGTGAGCAatgaggagatagagaagaCTACTTTGCCGTTTGACACCCACACACCATTCAAGATGGATGGTGGTTTCTACACGAACTTGTTGAAAGGGACAGGGTTGATTGAGTCCGATCAAGCAATGGCTTTGGACCCCAGGACAAGACCCGTTGTAGAAAGATTGGCTGAAGATGAAGGAAAATGGTTGAATCAGTTTGGTAGGGCAATGAGTCGGTTGGCGGCAGTGGATGTGAAAACCGGAAGTGAAGGAGAAATTCGAAAACAATGTCGATCAgtgaatttagaaaacaaaggaaacacTGGCATTGCTCAAAATTTAGGCAAAACCAATAACGATGAAGATCCTGGCAAATTAGACGAAGTTGAAGATTCAGGAAAATCTGACTATGCTGAAGATGCAAGCACACATGTTAACTCCAGCGATGTTGTTCAGTCTGGCAACTATTTTGATTCAAGCCACACTTTTGATTCAGGCATCAATTTCGATTCAAGCAATACCGCTGGCTTAAGCGACAGTTCCGATTACACTCACCATTTTCCAAGCAACTCTATTGATTCGTTACACGACTTTATGAGGACTATGCCATAG